The DNA sequence TTAACACCCTTCAAAGAACCACCATTATTGAGAACATGCAAGGCAAAGCCGCAAACTTCTTTGGCTACATTCTCCCAATGAGTTTGGTAAAAGTGTGCAGGGAAGCCATCAGGTCCAGGGCACCTTAGAGGATTCATTTGGAACATAGCATCCTTCACTTATTCTTTTGTAAATTGCATAAGCAGACTTTTGTTCATGTCATCTGTAACTTTTGTATCCATTCCTGATATATAGCTGTCAATAGCAGTAGGATTAGATGAAGTAAATAGGTTGATGAAAAGCCCTGAAAAGAGATCACCAATCTGTTTCCTTTCTGTATCTGCATTCCCATATTGAATCCACCAGTTGCCTTATTGAGTTTGCTTTCCTTCTTTGAGAGGCATACAAATGGTAGAAGGTTGTATTTCGATTACCAAATTGCAACTAATGTTGTTTTACTCATTGCTTCCACTTGAGTTCCTCCTCAGCAAGATGTAATTCAATGTCCTCTTGATGCTGCTATACATTACTTAGGTGAGTGCCATCTCCACTATCCCCAAACCAACAAcaactttcattttcttcttagggctggattcagagatgagatgagatagttttagttgaagatgaaagttgaaaacaatattgttagaatattattttttaatattattattgttttgagatttgaaaaagttgaattgagatttgaaaaagttgaattgtttattatattttttgttggaatttgagaaagttgtaatgatgagatgagatgaaatgaaacactttccGAATCCAAATGGGGCTTTAATGTACTGAGAGTTTTCCTTTGGTTGTAAGATGTCATCTTCTAAAGATCCTTTTGACAATTAAACATCCTCTTCCTAATAAGCACATCAGCTGAGTCACGATTACAAATATGTAGCCAGGCTTCCTTAACTATGGAAGATGACTCCTCCCTCAATGTCCGAGCAACCTCATATCTGAATATAAATTGTCTATTCCTTGCCTACAACTCCTTATTGCACATAATCAATTGAAGAGCGGTATAATTAGATTTAGGGAACATTTACTGCCACTCAGTATCAACTAAAGCTCTATCTAGCTTTAGCCAAGAAAGCACCAGGTAAACTTTGGTCCTTTTGTATAAACGCCATTCAAAGAACACCACTCAATTGCAGCCTTAAATTGGCCCATCTATCTAAAAGGTCTGATGCTAGCCCCCACTTTCTCATTTTGACTAATGatcattaaaatcccccacataGACCTAAGGTCTTGTTTAAGCATTTTCATGAGTGCCAAACTCTGCTCCCTCTTAGACATCTCTAGATGTCCATAGAAACTTGTGAACATCCATTTCTAATTGCCATGGTGCTCAGAAATAATTGCATTGATGTGCCATCTTGTATAGCTGCTAATAGCGACATTAAAATCTGCTTTCTAAAGTAGTGCAAGACCACCACTTTTTCCAAGGCTATCTACTATCAAACAAGCATCAAATTTCAGCTTAACCCTTATTgcctccattttttctttattacagTTTGTGTCCTTAAAAAAACCACATTGGGGCACTTCTCCTTAATCAATAGACTGAGGACCCTAACTATCTAAGGGTTCCCAAGTCTTCAGTAGCTCCAACTTAAGCAACTCATTGGTTTTGGCAAGGTTGGACACCTGCCGCTGCCAATTGAGATTGAGTGAGCACTCTTGCATTTGAtccatttttctgttttttagaAACATTCCTTCCATCAACATCATCTTCTAAACCAGTCACAAGACTTATGTTTTGAGACCTTATTCCATAATGGTGGCCTGGGGTACTTGTTTGATTCTgagctttccttttccatttggTTTCCCTTTTGTGCCCCTTGTCATTATAGCCATctataatcataaaattctGCTCACTTTGAATGGGGTCAACACCTTTATTTTGGTCATTATTACTAGCATCAAATTCCTTAATCAGAGGAGGATTGGAATAAACTGGTCCTGGGACCCAAGATGACAAATTTCTAAATTGGAAAGAATTTCCTCTGCAGCCATGATTCCAATAGAATCAAAACCCATATCAGAGACCCCAAATCTTTCCTTGTTGCCAACTGTAGACCCAACAGCCCCCTGAGTGAGCTCCTTTGATTGATATCTTCTCTCCACTTTAAATCTTTGACCCTTAGATTGCTCCTCATTCCTAGGCAGGGAACTTTCCATATTAACGACTGCAGACCTTATCTCTTCGACTGAATTTGCCTCTTTTCCAGCAGAACTTGAATTCTTACCAACTTTGACATTATTTCCTTTCCAAGCTTCATCTTCCTCCAGTCCCCAAGAACCTCGAGAATTGCCATGATCTTTACTGCCATTGTTCATGGAAGATGATTTAGAAACTAGTTTCTGGGATAATGCTCTAAGCCAGACTCCATATTGACTTTGGGTCCCACTATACAAGGATTTTCCACCATTCAACTATTCACACCCATTAGCACCATGTTTAATAGTAccacaattaaaacaaaaattagggAGTCTTTCATACTTAAAAGAAATCCTACATTTACTCCCTAGAACATTGATCAACATGCCACCCATGAGTGGCTTTGTGATCACAACTTTTACTCTAAGATATGGACCTCATCCAATCCCATCGTCATCAGTGTCCACATCCTCCACCAGTCCAATATTACTACCAATAAGCCTACCAATATCTTGAGTCATCGCTCCTAAAGGAATATTGTGAAGCTGAATCCACATTGATTCAGTAGAGAATGTAATTTCTTTAGGTGCAACATGACCATCAAAAGTAGTCAAGCATAACAAATTACAATCAAAGGTCCAAGGCCTACCATTCATCACTTTTTGAAGGTCTACTGCATGCTGAAACTCAATGACAAATAGGTTGGAACCAACCTCCTTGAACTGTATTCTCCCTTTTGCCTTCCACACAGTCTGCATGGTGGATTTGAAAGCCTCCCCCATTGACACTCTTCTCATCCACTATGAGTCCAACAAGGCAGAGTTTCCCTATCCATGAGGCAAAGTTCACCCCATTTTTCAATCATATCATCTGCCCTCGTAGCAAGACGTCACTTATGACTCACTCTcaataagaaaagaagaagaaaaaacatgcaagaaaagaaaaaaaccaaaccaGCCTCGTCTAAGAAGGAGACACTCTTGCCTAAAGCAAACAACCTCCTCAGCTCTCACTAGGAGACTTTTTGCGTCTAATGAAGTCTCGTTCAAATAGAAacttgaattgttgaatgatcAATGATacgatactatatatatgatactacatatataatcaaaaaGCCTTGTTAGAAAGAGAACCTCCAACTTCTCTCTAAAAACCCACTCAAACCGCCTCCTTCCCTCCAACCCAGAATTTTCTTCTAGTATGTCTCTTCCCAAgtctatgtttttttgtttttgtttgtttttttaggtCAAATAAAGGAGAAAAGCCAATTTGAGGGTTTCCAGTGGCCAACGTCCTACACGTGCCCCACCATGGGTTTTCTCAACCGCTGATCTTCCAGACTACCGAATGCAGCACCAAAAGGAGAGGCGCGTAGTACACAAGCGTTGGTGATTGTGCGCGCGTGACTTCCACGTGCCACCGTGAGAAGGCTTCTGCTGCCGCCACACGCGGCATTTCTAGGGCCAGCGACTCCGGTATCTTCAAGATCGAATGTCCGACATACTCCTAGAGTGGCGCTTGTCCTTCACGCACCACTACAGCCTCCTTGCCCAGtgtatttttgctttttttgcagtgttttcaagtgtttgtaattttattctttgtttatattaggaaataaaagaaataggctattggactttTGTCCATAGTAGGAGAACCCCCTCCTCCAAaagaggagggggggggggggtgttttcCTTCTCCTCCTTAGGAGGATGGGGTGGTTTTTCATTCACCTCCTTTGGAGGATGGGGGTTGGATACCCTTTCCTCCTTTGGAGGTGGGGGATGGTTATCTCTATTTTTTACAGAGAGTGATACTCTCAgacaaaacaattttattagtAGAGAGtttttagaagttaagacaatgccCGTGGCAAAGAAATTTATGTGCGGAGAAGCTTCCAACAGATGAGTAGTTTGGCTTGTAATATGAGTTTATCTCTGTATTGACCCGTCACAGTTGTAACTTCAATttcatgaatgaaatgaagtctatttcctatacaaaaaaaaaaaaaaaaaacaaatactatagatatgatactatatattactaatatatatggtactagatattaataatatatatgatgctATATATTCCTTTATACtttactatactatactatatataatactctaTATATGTTACTACATAATAATTAGTTGAAACTATATATTACTaaactatagtatcatatatatgctatattatattatagtatactaTTACTTAAAACGTATaatgtaaaaaacaaatataattaaacatttaGTAATGAACATTTGCACGGTATATACTTACCATTCGAATGTTATATTAGCGATTGATCATTTTAGCCATGAAGAAAAATGTTCAAACATTATC is a window from the Juglans regia cultivar Chandler chromosome 7, Walnut 2.0, whole genome shotgun sequence genome containing:
- the LOC108998924 gene encoding uncharacterized protein LOC108998924, with amino-acid sequence MGEAFKSTMQTVWKAKGRIQFKEVGSNLFVIEFQHAVDLQKVMNGRPWTFDCNLLCLTTFDGHVAPKEITFSTESMWIQLHNIPLGAMTQDIGRLIGSNIGLVEDVDTDDDGIG